The DNA segment CATCAGCCCCGTGTCGACGTAGACGGGGGTGAGCTGGTCGCCGACCGCCTCGTACGCGAGCGTCGCCGCGACCGAGGAGTCGACCCCGCCGGAGAGCGCGATCACGGCGTTCGCGTCGCCGATCGCCTCCCGGATCTCCGTAATCGCCTCGTCGATGAATGCCTCCGTCTCGACCATCTATAGCCTCACGTCCGCGTTCCGCTCGGTTGTGTCCGTCGATCCCAGCGCCGCCTCGACGAGGGCGACGAACGGCGGGCTCGCGCGGTCCGGCCGCGACCGGAACTCGGGGTGTGCCTGCGTCCCGAAGAAGAACGGGTGGTCCGGGCGCTCCAAGATCTCCATCCGGTTGTCAGCCTTGCCGGAGAACGTCAGCCCGTCGGCCTCCAACCGGTCGATGTACTCGGGGTTCACCTCGTAGCGGTGGCGGTGGCGCTCCGTACAGGAGTCGGCGCCGTACACCCGCGCCGCGAGCGTGCCGGGCTCGATGTCGGTCTCGTGGGCGCCGAGCCGCATCGTCCCGCCCATGTCCTCCGTCTCGTACTGCTCGGGGAGCAGATCGATGACGGGGTGGGGGGTGTCGGGGTCGATCTCGGCGGAGTGGGCGCCCGCCAGCCCGAGGACGTTACGGGCGTGTTCGACGACCGCCATCTGGAAGCCGAGACAGAGCCCGAGGAAGGGGACGCCGTTCTCGCGGGCGTACCGGACTGCCTCGATCTTCCCGTCGGTGCCGCGGGAGCCGAATCCGCCGGGGACGACGACCGCGTCCGCCGACGCCAGCCGCTCCTCATGGCGCTCGGTGGTCTCGTCGGCGTCGACCCACAGCACGTTCACCTCGGTCCCGGTCTGGATCCCGGCGTGTTTCAGCGCCTCGTGGATCGACATGTACGCGTCTTCGAGGGCGTACTTCCCGACGAGCGCGACGTCGAGCTCGCGGTCGCGGTCGCGGGTGACTAGCTCGCGCCACTCCGTCGAGCGCTCGGCCTTCGGGAGCGCCTCCTCGGCGAGCCCGAGCCGCTCCATCACGTGTTCGTCTAACCCCTCGTCTTCCACCATCAACGGGACGTGGTAGATGTCCTCGACGTCGGGGTTCGAGAAGACGGCGTCCGTGGGGACGTCGCAGAATAAGGCGATCTTCTCTTTCGTCTCCGGGTCAAGCCGGTCCTCGGAGCGCCCGACCAAGATGTCCGGCTGGAGCCCGATCGAGCGCAGCTCCTTCACCGAGTGCTGGGTCGGCTTCGTCTTCTGCTCGCCGTTCTTCGAGTAGGGGACGAGCGTGACGTGGGTAAAGAGGATGTCCTCGTCGTCCTCCTCGTGGGCGAACTGGCGGAGCGCCTCCAGGAACGGCATCGACTCGATGTCGCCGACCGTCCCGCCGATCTCGACGAGGCAGACGTCGGACCCTTCGGCGGCCTCCCGGATGCGACGCTTGATGTCGTCGGTGACGTGCGGGATGATCTGGACGGTCTTCCCGAGGTAGTCGCCGGCGCGCTCCCGCTCGATGACGTGCTGGTACGTCTTCCCCGTGGTGACGTTGTGGTCGAACGTCATGTCGGTGCCGAGGAAGCGCTCGTAGTTGCCCAAGTCGAGGTCGACCTCGCCCCCGTCCTTCAACACGTACACCTCGCCGTGCTCGTACGGGTTCATCGTCCCGGCGTCGACGTTGAGATAGGGGTCCACCTTCACCGCGGTGACGTCGAAGCCCGCGTTCGCGAGGAGCCGCCCGGTGCTGGCGGCGGTGATCCCCTTCCCCAGCCCGGACATGACG comes from the Halorubrum depositum genome and includes:
- a CDS encoding CTP synthase — translated: MPTDPDTGYDPSLGRKFVFVTGGVMSGLGKGITAASTGRLLANAGFDVTAVKVDPYLNVDAGTMNPYEHGEVYVLKDGGEVDLDLGNYERFLGTDMTFDHNVTTGKTYQHVIERERAGDYLGKTVQIIPHVTDDIKRRIREAAEGSDVCLVEIGGTVGDIESMPFLEALRQFAHEEDDEDILFTHVTLVPYSKNGEQKTKPTQHSVKELRSIGLQPDILVGRSEDRLDPETKEKIALFCDVPTDAVFSNPDVEDIYHVPLMVEDEGLDEHVMERLGLAEEALPKAERSTEWRELVTRDRDRELDVALVGKYALEDAYMSIHEALKHAGIQTGTEVNVLWVDADETTERHEERLASADAVVVPGGFGSRGTDGKIEAVRYARENGVPFLGLCLGFQMAVVEHARNVLGLAGAHSAEIDPDTPHPVIDLLPEQYETEDMGGTMRLGAHETDIEPGTLAARVYGADSCTERHRHRYEVNPEYIDRLEADGLTFSGKADNRMEILERPDHPFFFGTQAHPEFRSRPDRASPPFVALVEAALGSTDTTERNADVRL